Proteins from a single region of Pseudomonas ekonensis:
- a CDS encoding YdcF family protein, whose translation MPFRYFIKQLLLPPGILFLLLLVAWWLRRSRPRLAGVCFALGLGGLWLMSLPVVVQWGAKALEREPPLAREAWAGLSQRADAIVVLGSGRERGDLAWGEDQPTGIGLERQRYAARLAKASGLPILTSGGLHYGTPPTEARLMADSLRDDFGVTVRWQEGESRTTWENAVLSAKVLLPQGIKRVAVVTQAWHMPRAVWCFEQAGFEVVPAPVGFLGTDNARPFGGWLPEFKSIWQSGQLLNEAVGQVGYSLFYRGADEAE comes from the coding sequence ATGCCCTTTCGTTATTTCATCAAACAACTGCTGCTGCCGCCCGGCATCCTTTTCCTGTTGCTGCTGGTCGCCTGGTGGCTGCGCCGCTCACGCCCGCGGCTGGCCGGGGTGTGCTTCGCCCTGGGTCTGGGCGGATTGTGGCTGATGAGCCTGCCGGTGGTCGTGCAATGGGGCGCCAAGGCCCTGGAACGTGAGCCGCCGCTGGCCCGCGAGGCCTGGGCGGGGCTTTCGCAGCGCGCCGACGCGATCGTGGTGCTGGGCTCCGGCCGCGAGCGCGGCGATCTGGCCTGGGGCGAGGATCAGCCGACCGGCATCGGGCTTGAGCGGCAGCGTTATGCGGCGCGCCTGGCCAAGGCGTCCGGTTTGCCGATCCTGACCAGCGGCGGCTTGCATTACGGCACGCCGCCGACGGAAGCCAGGCTGATGGCCGATTCGCTGCGCGACGATTTCGGAGTGACGGTGCGCTGGCAGGAGGGCGAGAGCCGCACGACCTGGGAAAACGCGGTACTCAGCGCCAAGGTGTTGCTGCCCCAGGGCATCAAGCGCGTGGCGGTCGTGACCCAGGCCTGGCACATGCCGCGGGCGGTGTGGTGTTTCGAGCAGGCCGGGTTCGAGGTGGTGCCGGCGCCGGTCGGCTTCCTCGGCACGGACAACGCCCGACCGTTCGGCGGTTGGCTGCCGGAGTTCAAGTCGATCTGGCAGAGCGGGCAGTTGCTGAACGAGGCGGTGGGGCAGGTGGGGTATTCGCTGTTCTATCGGGGGGCTGACGAAGCTGAATGA
- the holA gene encoding DNA polymerase III subunit delta yields MKLAPAQLAKHLQGTLAPVYVISGDDPLLCQEAADAIRSAARRQGFDERQVFAADANFDWGTLLLAGASLSLFAEKRLLELRLPSGKPGDKGAAALIEYCSRPAEDTLLLISLPKLDGSAQKTKWGKALVEGAQTQFVQIWPVDANQLPSWIRQRLSQAGLSASQDAVELIAARVEGNLLAAAQEIEKLKLMAEDGQITVETVQAAVADSARFDVFGLTDAILNGEAAHALRMLEGLRGEGVEPPVILWALARELRLLASIAQQYSQGTPLDKAFSQSKPPVWDKRKPLMTKALQRYSAQRWAQLLLEAQRIDAQIKGQAPGSPWMSLSRLSLLMAGQRLPLPAE; encoded by the coding sequence ATGAAGCTCGCTCCCGCCCAACTCGCCAAACACCTGCAAGGCACGCTCGCGCCGGTCTACGTCATCAGCGGCGACGACCCGCTGCTGTGCCAGGAAGCCGCCGACGCCATCCGCTCCGCCGCCCGCCGGCAGGGCTTCGACGAACGCCAGGTGTTCGCCGCCGACGCCAACTTCGATTGGGGCACGCTGCTGCTGGCCGGCGCCAGCCTGTCGCTGTTCGCCGAAAAGCGCCTGCTGGAACTGCGCCTGCCCTCCGGCAAGCCCGGTGACAAGGGCGCCGCCGCGCTCATCGAATACTGCTCGCGCCCGGCCGAAGACACCCTGCTGCTGATCAGCCTGCCCAAGCTCGACGGCAGCGCGCAGAAAACCAAGTGGGGCAAGGCCCTGGTCGAAGGTGCGCAGACCCAGTTCGTGCAGATCTGGCCGGTGGACGCCAACCAGTTGCCCAGCTGGATCCGCCAGCGCCTGTCCCAGGCCGGCTTGTCGGCCAGCCAGGACGCGGTGGAACTGATCGCCGCGCGGGTCGAGGGCAACCTGCTGGCCGCCGCCCAGGAAATCGAAAAGCTCAAGCTGATGGCCGAGGACGGGCAGATCACCGTCGAAACCGTGCAGGCGGCCGTGGCCGACAGCGCACGCTTCGACGTGTTCGGCCTGACCGACGCGATCCTCAACGGCGAAGCCGCCCACGCGCTGCGCATGCTCGAAGGCCTGCGCGGCGAAGGCGTCGAGCCGCCGGTGATCCTCTGGGCCCTGGCCCGGGAACTGCGCCTGCTGGCCAGCATCGCCCAGCAGTACAGCCAGGGCACGCCGCTGGACAAAGCCTTCAGCCAGTCCAAACCGCCGGTCTGGGACAAGCGCAAACCGCTGATGACCAAGGCCCTGCAACGCTACTCGGCCCAACGCTGGGCGCAACTGCTGCTCGAGGCCCAGCGCATCGATGCGCAGATCAAGGGCCAGGCACCGGGCTCGCCGTGGATGAGCCTGAGCCGGCTGTCATTGCTGATGGCCGGACAGCGCCTGCCCCTTCCGGCCGAATAG
- the leuS gene encoding leucine--tRNA ligase has product MHEHYQPREIEAAAQSFWDEQKSFEVSEQPGKETYYCLSMFPYPSGKLHMGHVRNYTIGDVISRYQRMQGKNVLQPMGWDAFGMPAENAAMKNNVAPAKWTYENIAYMKSQLRSLGLAVDWSREVTTCKPDYYRWEQWLFTRLFEKGVIYRKNGTVNWDPVDQTVLANEQVIDGRGWRSGAVIEKREIPMYYFKITAYADELLESLDELTGWPEQVKTMQRNWIGKSRGMEVQFPYNVDSIGETGTLKVFTTRPDTLMGATYVAVAAEHHLATLAAQNNPELQAFIAECKAGSVAEADVATQEKKGLPTGLFVEHPLTGEKLPVWVANYVLMHYGDGAVMAVPAHDERDFEFAQKYSLPVKSVVRTSSGDTNPAPWQDAYGEHGTLINSGEFDGLDFAGAFDAMEVALIKKNLGASRTQFRLRDWGISRQRYWGCPIPIIHCGACGDVPVPEDQLPVVLPEDVVPDGNGSPLARMPEFYECACPKCGQPAKRETDTMDTFVESSWYYARYASPHFEGGLVEKSAADHWLPVDQYIGGIEHAILHLLYARFFHKLMRDEGLVSSNEPFKNLLTQGMVVAETYYRREANGAYTWFNPADVELERDSKAKVISAKLIADGLPVEIGGTEKMAKSKNNGVDPQSMIDQFGADTCRLFMMFASPPDMSAEWSDSGVEGSHRFLKRVWRLAQAHIVQGLPGKPDIAALNDEQKAVRRSIHQAIKQASHDVGQNHKFNTAIAQVMTLMNVLEKAAQGTEQDRALIHEGLETVTLLLAPITPHISHDLWNRLGHAGPVIDAAWPVLDESALVQDSLTLVIQVNGKLRGQIEMPASATREEIEAAARANENVLRFVDGLTIRKVIVVPGKLVNIVAS; this is encoded by the coding sequence ATGCACGAACACTATCAGCCCCGTGAAATCGAAGCCGCCGCCCAGTCGTTCTGGGATGAGCAAAAGTCCTTTGAAGTCAGTGAACAGCCAGGCAAGGAAACCTACTACTGCCTGTCGATGTTCCCTTACCCCAGCGGCAAGCTGCACATGGGGCACGTGCGCAACTACACCATCGGCGACGTGATCTCCCGCTACCAGCGCATGCAGGGCAAGAACGTCCTGCAGCCGATGGGCTGGGACGCGTTCGGCATGCCGGCGGAAAACGCCGCGATGAAGAACAACGTGGCGCCCGCCAAATGGACCTACGAAAACATCGCCTACATGAAGTCCCAGTTGCGCAGCCTGGGCCTGGCGGTGGACTGGTCGCGCGAAGTCACCACCTGCAAGCCGGACTACTACCGCTGGGAGCAGTGGCTGTTCACCCGCCTGTTCGAGAAGGGCGTGATCTACCGCAAGAACGGCACCGTGAACTGGGACCCGGTCGACCAGACCGTCCTGGCCAACGAGCAGGTGATCGACGGCCGCGGCTGGCGTTCCGGCGCGGTGATCGAAAAGCGCGAAATCCCGATGTACTACTTCAAGATCACCGCCTACGCGGATGAGTTGCTGGAGAGCCTCGACGAGCTGACCGGCTGGCCTGAACAGGTCAAGACCATGCAGCGCAACTGGATCGGCAAGTCCCGCGGGATGGAAGTGCAGTTCCCGTACAACGTCGACTCCATCGGCGAGACCGGCACCCTGAAGGTCTTCACCACCCGTCCGGACACCCTGATGGGCGCGACCTACGTCGCCGTGGCCGCCGAGCACCACCTGGCCACCCTGGCCGCGCAGAACAACCCTGAGCTGCAGGCGTTCATCGCCGAATGCAAGGCCGGCAGCGTCGCCGAAGCCGACGTCGCCACCCAGGAAAAGAAAGGCCTGCCCACCGGCCTGTTCGTCGAGCACCCGCTGACCGGCGAGAAACTGCCGGTGTGGGTCGCCAACTACGTGCTGATGCACTACGGCGACGGCGCGGTCATGGCCGTTCCGGCCCACGACGAGCGCGACTTCGAATTCGCCCAGAAGTACAGCCTGCCGGTCAAGTCCGTGGTGCGCACCAGTTCCGGCGACACCAACCCGGCCCCGTGGCAGGACGCCTACGGCGAGCACGGCACGCTGATCAACTCCGGCGAGTTCGACGGCCTGGACTTCGCCGGCGCGTTCGACGCCATGGAAGTTGCCCTGATCAAGAAAAACCTCGGCGCCTCGCGCACCCAGTTCCGCCTGCGCGACTGGGGCATCAGCCGCCAGCGCTACTGGGGCTGCCCGATCCCGATCATCCACTGCGGCGCCTGCGGCGACGTGCCGGTGCCGGAAGACCAGTTGCCGGTCGTGCTGCCGGAAGACGTGGTGCCGGACGGCAACGGCTCGCCGCTGGCGCGCATGCCGGAATTCTACGAGTGCGCCTGCCCGAAATGCGGTCAGCCCGCCAAGCGTGAAACCGACACCATGGACACCTTCGTCGAGTCGTCCTGGTACTACGCCCGCTACGCCTCGCCGCACTTCGAAGGCGGCCTGGTGGAAAAATCCGCGGCCGACCACTGGCTGCCGGTGGATCAGTACATCGGCGGCATTGAGCACGCCATCCTCCACCTGCTCTACGCGCGCTTCTTCCACAAGCTGATGCGCGACGAAGGCCTGGTGAGCTCCAACGAGCCGTTCAAGAACCTGCTGACCCAGGGCATGGTGGTCGCCGAGACCTACTACCGCCGTGAAGCCAACGGCGCGTACACCTGGTTCAACCCGGCGGACGTCGAGCTCGAGCGCGACAGCAAGGCCAAGGTCATCAGCGCCAAGCTGATCGCCGACGGCCTGCCGGTGGAGATCGGCGGCACCGAGAAGATGGCCAAGTCGAAGAACAACGGCGTCGACCCGCAGTCGATGATCGACCAGTTCGGCGCCGACACCTGCCGCCTGTTCATGATGTTCGCCTCGCCGCCCGACATGAGCGCCGAATGGTCGGACTCCGGCGTGGAAGGCTCGCACCGTTTCCTCAAGCGCGTCTGGCGCCTGGCCCAGGCCCACATCGTCCAGGGCCTGCCGGGCAAGCCGGACATCGCCGCCCTGAACGACGAGCAGAAGGCTGTCCGCCGCTCGATCCACCAGGCCATCAAGCAGGCCAGCCACGACGTCGGCCAGAACCACAAGTTCAACACCGCCATCGCCCAGGTGATGACCCTGATGAACGTGCTGGAGAAAGCCGCCCAGGGCACCGAGCAGGACCGCGCCCTGATCCACGAAGGCCTGGAGACCGTGACGCTGCTGCTGGCGCCGATCACCCCGCACATCAGCCACGACCTGTGGAACCGCCTGGGCCACGCAGGTCCTGTGATCGACGCCGCGTGGCCGGTGCTGGACGAAAGCGCGCTGGTGCAGGACAGCCTGACCCTGGTGATCCAGGTCAACGGCAAGCTGCGCGGCCAGATCGAAATGCCGGCCAGCGCCACCCGCGAGGAGATCGAAGCCGCCGCCCGCGCCAACGAGAACGTGCTGCGCTTCGTCGACGGCCTGACGATCCGCAAAGTGATCGTGGTGCCGGGCAAACTGGTCAACATCGTCGCCAGCTAA
- a CDS encoding lytic murein transglycosylase, producing the protein MPLCLTRRWPVRQLIAATSFVLLVACAEKPTAADAQPLQTAPVATAPAIVPPVVPSGDDLDLQPTQTFAEWQAGFRKDALAAGIRADVFDRAFANVSFDASVIRADRSQPEFARPVWEYLDGALSPLRVRKGQALINQYAGILQSIEQRYGVDRQALVSVWGMESNFGQFQGNKSVINSLATLAYEGRRPGFAHAQLIAALQILQQGDITPEKMLGSWAGAMGQTQFIPTTYNTHAVDFDGDGRRDIWGSPADALASTAHYLQSSGWQRGQPWGFEVQLPSGFNYTLADGAIRKSVAEWRQLGVILPNGGQAPAGSDQLSAALLLPAGYRGPAFLILDNFRAILKYNNSSSYALAVGLLSERFNGAGLISGTWPKDDLPLSRTERIELQNLLSARNYDAGAADGIIGANTRKAIRSAQQSFGWPADGYPTHKLLESLRAQ; encoded by the coding sequence ATGCCCCTTTGCCTTACCCGTCGTTGGCCCGTGCGCCAATTGATCGCCGCCACCAGCTTCGTGTTGCTGGTCGCCTGCGCGGAGAAACCCACCGCCGCCGACGCGCAACCGCTCCAGACCGCCCCCGTGGCCACCGCCCCGGCCATCGTTCCGCCCGTCGTGCCGTCCGGTGACGACCTCGACCTGCAACCGACCCAGACCTTCGCCGAATGGCAGGCAGGCTTTCGCAAGGACGCCCTCGCCGCCGGGATCCGCGCCGACGTGTTCGACCGCGCCTTCGCCAACGTCAGCTTCGACGCCAGCGTGATCCGCGCCGACCGCAGCCAGCCGGAGTTCGCCCGGCCAGTGTGGGAATACCTCGACGGCGCGCTCTCGCCGCTGCGGGTGCGCAAGGGGCAAGCCCTGATCAATCAGTACGCCGGCATCCTGCAGAGCATCGAACAGCGTTATGGCGTGGACCGCCAGGCACTGGTGTCGGTGTGGGGGATGGAAAGCAACTTCGGCCAGTTCCAGGGCAACAAGTCGGTGATCAACTCCCTGGCGACCCTGGCCTACGAAGGCCGCCGCCCGGGTTTTGCCCATGCGCAGCTGATCGCCGCGCTGCAGATCCTGCAGCAGGGCGACATCACGCCCGAGAAGATGCTCGGTTCCTGGGCCGGCGCCATGGGGCAGACCCAGTTCATCCCGACCACCTACAACACCCACGCCGTGGACTTCGACGGCGACGGCCGCCGCGACATCTGGGGCAGCCCGGCCGACGCCCTGGCCTCCACCGCGCATTACCTGCAAAGCTCCGGCTGGCAGCGCGGCCAGCCGTGGGGTTTTGAAGTGCAGTTGCCGAGCGGTTTCAACTACACCCTGGCTGACGGCGCCATCCGCAAGAGCGTCGCCGAGTGGCGCCAACTGGGCGTGATCCTGCCCAACGGCGGGCAGGCGCCGGCCGGTTCCGATCAGCTGTCCGCCGCCCTGCTGCTGCCGGCCGGCTACCGTGGCCCGGCGTTCCTGATCCTCGACAACTTCCGGGCGATCCTCAAGTACAACAACTCCTCGTCGTACGCCTTGGCGGTGGGTCTTTTGTCGGAGCGTTTCAACGGCGCCGGCCTGATCAGCGGCACCTGGCCCAAGGACGACCTGCCGCTGAGCCGCACCGAGCGGATCGAACTGCAGAACCTGCTCAGCGCACGCAACTACGACGCCGGCGCGGCGGACGGCATCATCGGCGCCAACACACGCAAGGCAATCCGCAGCGCGCAGCAGTCGTTCGGCTGGCCGGCGGACGGCTATCCGACGCACAAGCTGCTCGAAAGCCTGCGCGCCCAGTAA
- the ybeY gene encoding rRNA maturation RNase YbeY → MLELDLQTATGAPAPSEAEFRRWCELALRQRTADSEMTIRLVDEAEGRELNRTWRQKDYATNVLSFPAEVPDEFLDIPLLGDLVICVAVVEREAAEQGKALDAHWAHLVIHGCLHLLGYDHIDDDEAEEMEALERELLAELGYPDPYADDETEPSPTVTTKDSE, encoded by the coding sequence ATGCTTGAGCTAGACCTGCAAACCGCCACCGGGGCGCCTGCGCCGAGCGAAGCCGAATTCCGCCGTTGGTGCGAACTGGCCCTGCGCCAGCGCACCGCCGACTCGGAAATGACCATCCGTCTGGTGGACGAGGCCGAAGGCCGCGAGCTGAACCGCACCTGGCGCCAGAAGGACTACGCGACCAACGTCCTGTCGTTCCCCGCCGAAGTGCCTGACGAGTTTCTCGACATCCCGCTGCTGGGCGACCTGGTGATCTGCGTGGCCGTGGTCGAGCGCGAGGCCGCCGAGCAAGGCAAGGCGCTCGACGCCCACTGGGCCCATCTGGTCATTCACGGCTGCCTGCATCTGCTGGGCTACGATCACATCGATGACGATGAGGCCGAAGAGATGGAAGCGCTGGAACGCGAATTGCTTGCCGAACTGGGCTACCCCGATCCGTACGCGGACGACGAAACCGAACCATCCCCTACCGTTACGACCAAGGATTCAGAGTAA
- a CDS encoding PhoH family protein, with translation MNAPIEPHRFILEPFEARRFANLCGQFDEHLRLIEQRLAIEIRNRGNQFELIGEPKHTTSAENLLRRLYRETKGTELSPDMVHLYLQESAVEELDRHSPAEPSVALRTKKGMIRPRGLNQLRYVKEILGNDINFGIGPAGTGKTYLAVACAVDALEREQVRRILLVRPAVEAGEKLGFLPGDLAQKIDPYLRPLYDALYEMLGFEYVAKLIERQVIEVAPLAYMRGRTLNNSFIILDESQNTTVEQMKMFLTRIGFGSTAVITGDITQVDLPRGTKSGLHHVIEVLKDVPGISFTHFQPKDVVRHPLVQRIVEAYERFETRTEAAKEPPRDA, from the coding sequence TTGAACGCACCCATAGAACCCCATCGCTTCATCCTCGAGCCCTTCGAGGCTCGTCGCTTCGCCAATCTGTGCGGGCAGTTCGACGAGCACCTGCGCCTGATCGAACAGCGCCTGGCCATCGAGATCCGCAACCGCGGCAACCAGTTCGAACTGATCGGCGAACCCAAGCACACCACTTCCGCGGAAAACCTGCTGCGCCGCCTGTACCGGGAAACCAAGGGTACGGAGCTGTCGCCGGACATGGTGCACCTGTACCTGCAGGAATCCGCCGTCGAAGAGCTGGACAGGCACTCCCCCGCCGAACCGTCCGTCGCCCTGCGCACCAAGAAAGGCATGATTCGCCCACGCGGCCTGAATCAGCTGCGCTACGTGAAGGAAATCCTCGGCAACGACATCAACTTCGGCATCGGCCCGGCCGGCACCGGCAAGACCTACCTGGCCGTGGCCTGTGCCGTGGACGCGCTGGAGCGCGAACAGGTGCGGCGCATCCTGCTGGTGCGCCCGGCGGTCGAGGCGGGCGAAAAGCTCGGCTTCCTGCCCGGCGACCTGGCCCAGAAGATCGACCCGTACCTGCGCCCGCTCTACGACGCGCTCTACGAAATGCTCGGCTTCGAATACGTGGCCAAGCTGATCGAACGCCAGGTGATCGAAGTCGCGCCGCTGGCCTACATGCGCGGCCGCACGCTGAACAACAGCTTCATCATCCTCGACGAAAGCCAGAACACTACCGTCGAACAGATGAAAATGTTCCTGACCCGGATCGGCTTCGGCTCGACCGCCGTCATCACCGGCGACATCACCCAGGTCGACCTGCCCCGCGGCACCAAGTCCGGGCTGCACCATGTGATCGAGGTCCTGAAGGACGTGCCGGGCATCAGCTTCACTCACTTCCAGCCCAAGGACGTGGTGCGCCATCCGCTGGTGCAGCGCATCGTCGAAGCCTACGAGCGCTTCGAGACCCGTACCGAAGCGGCCAAGGAACCCCCGCGCGATGCTTGA
- the lptE gene encoding LPS-assembly lipoprotein LptE → MIKRNLLVMGLAVLLSACGFHLRGTGTTELAIKELDLSARNAYGETVTQLRQVLESSGVKVVSGAPYKLFLADEQESQRILSYAGAGRTGEYQVNTVLNYDIRGENNLLLKSDKLEVQKVFIHDGNNLVGSDQEANDARRETRRELVQRMMLRLQQLTPAQLDDLQRKANARAKAEADAQEAAQKAEAETPRQSPLELPQQ, encoded by the coding sequence ATGATCAAACGCAATCTGCTGGTGATGGGCCTCGCGGTCCTGTTGAGCGCCTGCGGTTTCCACCTGCGCGGCACCGGCACCACCGAACTGGCGATCAAGGAACTCGACCTGAGCGCCCGCAACGCCTACGGCGAGACCGTGACCCAACTGCGCCAGGTGCTGGAGTCCAGCGGCGTCAAGGTCGTCTCCGGCGCACCGTACAAGCTGTTCCTGGCCGACGAGCAGGAAAGCCAGCGCATCCTCAGCTATGCCGGCGCAGGCCGTACGGGCGAGTACCAGGTCAACACCGTGCTCAACTACGACATCCGCGGCGAAAACAACCTGCTGCTCAAGAGCGACAAGCTTGAAGTGCAGAAGGTGTTCATCCACGACGGCAACAACCTGGTGGGTTCCGACCAGGAAGCCAACGACGCCCGCCGCGAAACCCGCCGCGAGCTGGTTCAGCGCATGATGCTGCGCCTGCAGCAGCTCACGCCGGCCCAGCTGGACGACCTGCAGCGCAAGGCCAACGCCCGCGCCAAGGCGGAAGCCGACGCGCAGGAAGCGGCGCAGAAGGCTGAAGCGGAGACTCCGCGCCAGTCGCCGCTCGAACTGCCGCAGCAATAA
- the arfA gene encoding alternative ribosome rescue factor ArfA, which produces MSKKPSKHGHNKAKSIIAQPLFRSRQERPAKGKGSYRREAFQSNSWEASYFLAA; this is translated from the coding sequence ATGAGCAAAAAGCCATCGAAACATGGCCACAACAAAGCCAAATCCATCATCGCCCAACCCCTGTTCCGCAGCCGCCAGGAACGCCCGGCCAAGGGCAAAGGCAGCTACCGCCGCGAAGCCTTCCAGTCTAATAGCTGGGAGGCTTCTTACTTTCTGGCCGCGTGA
- the lnt gene encoding apolipoprotein N-acyltransferase, translating to MRWITRPGWPGNLLAVAAGAITTLALAPFDIWPLALLAAGLFYAGLRELSPRQALGRGWCFGFGLFGAGTSWIYYSIHHFGGASVLLAGFLMLLFTAAIAWFFALPAWLWARWLRRNEAPLADALAFAALWVGQEAFRGWFLTGFPWLYSGYSQLDGPLAGLAPVGGMWLVSFALALTAALFHNMPRLLSGGRKGFVAAGLLLLIGPWVAGIALKGHAWTSPAGAPLSVAAIQGNVEQSMKWDPAQLNAQLALYRDLSFRSKPVDLLIWPETAVPVLKESAEGYLNMMGTFAAERKSALITGVPIRQTVRHEKRFFNGITVVGEGDGTYLKQKLVPFGEYVPLQDLLRGLIAFFDLPMSDFARGPADQALLQAKGYQIAPFICYEVVYPEFAAGLSARSDLLLTISNDTWFGTSIGPLQHLQMAQMRALEAGRWMIRATNNGVTGLIDPFGRITESIPQFEQGVLYGEVVPMHELTPYLQWRSWPLIILCVLLFGWALMAGRISKTL from the coding sequence ATGCGCTGGATAACCCGCCCCGGCTGGCCCGGTAACCTGCTGGCCGTGGCGGCCGGCGCAATCACCACCCTCGCCCTGGCACCGTTCGACATCTGGCCGCTGGCCTTGCTGGCGGCGGGCCTGTTCTATGCCGGCCTGCGCGAACTGAGCCCGCGCCAGGCGCTCGGTCGGGGCTGGTGCTTCGGCTTCGGCCTGTTCGGCGCCGGCACCAGCTGGATCTACTACAGCATCCACCACTTCGGCGGCGCTTCGGTGCTGCTGGCCGGTTTCCTGATGCTGCTGTTCACCGCCGCGATCGCCTGGTTCTTCGCCCTGCCCGCCTGGCTCTGGGCGCGCTGGCTGCGGCGCAACGAAGCGCCGCTGGCCGATGCGCTGGCGTTCGCGGCGCTGTGGGTCGGCCAGGAAGCGTTCCGGGGCTGGTTCCTCACCGGATTCCCCTGGCTGTACTCCGGCTACAGCCAGCTCGACGGCCCGCTGGCCGGCCTGGCGCCGGTGGGCGGCATGTGGCTGGTGTCGTTCGCCCTGGCGCTGACCGCCGCGCTGTTCCACAACATGCCCCGCCTGCTCAGCGGCGGCCGCAAGGGCTTCGTGGCCGCCGGCCTGCTGTTGCTGATCGGGCCGTGGGTGGCGGGCATCGCGCTCAAGGGCCATGCCTGGACCAGTCCGGCGGGCGCGCCGCTGAGCGTCGCCGCGATCCAGGGCAACGTCGAGCAGAGCATGAAGTGGGATCCGGCGCAGCTCAACGCGCAACTGGCGCTGTACCGCGACCTGAGCTTCCGCTCCAAGCCGGTGGATCTGCTGATCTGGCCGGAAACCGCCGTGCCGGTGCTCAAGGAGTCCGCCGAAGGCTACCTGAACATGATGGGCACCTTCGCCGCCGAACGTAAATCGGCGCTGATCACCGGGGTGCCGATCCGCCAGACCGTGCGCCACGAAAAGCGCTTCTTCAACGGCATCACCGTGGTCGGCGAAGGCGACGGCACCTACCTGAAACAGAAGCTGGTGCCGTTCGGCGAGTACGTGCCGCTGCAGGACCTGCTGCGTGGCCTGATCGCGTTCTTCGACCTGCCGATGTCCGACTTCGCCCGCGGCCCGGCCGACCAGGCGCTGCTGCAGGCCAAGGGCTACCAGATCGCCCCGTTCATCTGCTACGAAGTGGTGTACCCGGAGTTCGCCGCCGGACTGTCCGCCCGCAGCGACCTGCTGCTGACCATCAGCAACGACACCTGGTTCGGCACCTCCATCGGCCCGCTCCAGCACCTGCAGATGGCGCAGATGCGCGCGCTGGAGGCCGGACGCTGGATGATCCGCGCCACCAACAACGGTGTGACCGGCCTGATCGACCCGTTCGGCCGGATCACCGAAAGCATCCCGCAGTTCGAGCAAGGCGTGCTGTACGGCGAAGTGGTGCCGATGCACGAACTGACGCCGTACCTGCAATGGCGCTCGTGGCCGTTGATCATCCTGTGCGTGCTGCTGTTCGGCTGGGCGCTGATGGCCGGGCGGATCTCCAAGACCCTCTGA
- a CDS encoding HlyC/CorC family transporter — MSEDRSSNGQKSWLGKITQAFAHEPKNRQELMELLRDAHQNKLLDSEALAIVEGAIQVADLQVRDIMVPRSQMVSIKATQTPREFLPAVVDSAHSRYPVIGESHDDVMGVLLAKDLLPLILKENGESFNIKDLLRPATFVPESKRLNVLLREFRANHNHMAIVIDEYGGVAGLVTIEDVLEQIVGDIEDEHDVEEDSYIKPLPSGDFLIKALTPIENFNEFFDSEFSDDEFDTVGGLVMSAFGHLPKRNEITEIGAYRFRILNADSRRIHLLRLTPIAR, encoded by the coding sequence ATGAGCGAAGATCGATCGAGCAACGGGCAGAAGTCATGGCTGGGCAAGATCACCCAGGCTTTTGCCCACGAGCCGAAGAACCGCCAGGAGCTCATGGAGCTGCTGCGCGACGCCCATCAGAACAAGCTGCTGGACAGCGAAGCGCTGGCCATCGTCGAAGGCGCCATCCAGGTGGCCGACCTGCAGGTGCGCGACATCATGGTGCCGCGCTCGCAGATGGTCAGCATCAAGGCGACCCAGACGCCCCGCGAATTCCTCCCCGCCGTGGTCGACTCGGCCCACTCGCGCTATCCGGTCATCGGCGAAAGCCACGACGACGTGATGGGCGTGCTGCTGGCCAAGGACCTGCTGCCGCTGATCCTCAAGGAGAACGGCGAGAGCTTCAACATCAAGGATCTGCTGCGCCCGGCCACCTTCGTGCCGGAGTCCAAGCGCCTGAACGTGCTGCTGCGCGAGTTCCGCGCCAACCATAACCACATGGCCATCGTCATCGACGAGTACGGCGGCGTGGCGGGCCTGGTGACCATCGAGGACGTGCTGGAGCAGATCGTCGGCGACATCGAGGACGAGCACGACGTCGAAGAGGACAGCTACATCAAGCCGCTGCCCAGCGGCGATTTCCTGATCAAGGCCCTGACCCCGATCGAGAACTTCAACGAGTTCTTCGACAGCGAGTTCTCCGACGACGAGTTCGACACCGTCGGCGGCCTGGTGATGAGCGCGTTCGGGCACCTGCCCAAGCGCAACGAGATCACCGAGATCGGCGCTTACCGCTTCCGCATCCTGAACGCCGACAGCCGTCGGATCCACTTGCTGCGACTGACCCCAATCGCCCGCTGA